One Alphaproteobacteria bacterium DNA window includes the following coding sequences:
- a CDS encoding tRNA-binding protein yields MNKISYEDFSRVDLRCGKVVKVELFARAQKPAYKVWVDFGPEIGTKQTSAQITQHYTPESLLGRLVVGCVNLSPRNIAGFMSEFLLVGFSDANGAICLATSDPAVPEGQKLH; encoded by the coding sequence ATGAACAAAATATCCTATGAAGATTTTAGTCGTGTTGACTTGCGCTGTGGAAAAGTCGTCAAAGTGGAGTTGTTTGCGCGCGCCCAAAAACCTGCCTACAAAGTATGGGTAGATTTTGGGCCTGAAATCGGAACCAAACAAACGTCTGCACAAATTACCCAACACTATACGCCGGAAAGTCTTCTTGGACGACTTGTTGTTGGGTGCGTTAATCTTTCCCCCCGCAACATTGCGGGCTTTATGTCAGAATTTCTCCTAGTGGGATTTTCAGATGCAAACGGTGCTATTTGTCTTGCAACCTCAGACCCTGCTGTACCAGAAGGACAAAAACTGCATTAA
- a CDS encoding leucine--tRNA ligase yields MTAYAFKEFERKWQKAWTEEKIFEVQDDTTKPKSYILEMFPYPSGHLHMGHVRNYSIGDAIARYKRAQGYAILHPMGWDAFGLPAENAAAEHQVDPADWTVENIKVMKKQFQTLGFAFDWAREVTTCQPDYYAHEQKIFLDFWRKGLAYRKEIWVNWDPIEGSVLANEQVINGRGWRSGAIVEKKKLTQWSLQITRYAQELLDDLAKIENGWPDKVLRMQENWIGRSEGALLRFSVVDRDQEVIEVFTTRPETLFGAAFCAISSAHPLVETLAKTNSQLAEFVAMCQQTPITEEALSTEEKKGFDTGLRVYHPFIAGHTLPVYVANFVMMDYGTGALFGCPAHDERDFEFATKYQLPIIKVVQAEGESDLSEPLREAYTGPGTLQKSDFLNGLSVEEARAKVIEEIEHRKMGERRITYRLRDWCISRQRYWGCPIPVIYCEDCGPVPVPDQDLPVLLPKDVMFGQGGNPLANHPTWKYVPCPHCSKDAVRETDTFDTFVESSWYFLRYCNPFSKEPIDKAASQKWMSVDWYIGGVEHAVLHLLYARFFTKALRDCGYITIDEPFQNLLTQGMVCHQTYQGKDGQWLYPHEVEKNRDGKYVMVKDGTPVIVGRSEKMSKSKKNVVDPQSIIDTYGTDAARLFVMSDTPPERDFDWSDEGVEGAWRYINRVWRLSLQVFDLEDRTGESEPTLNLRKNIHQSLMKFQNAYERNAFNKAIAFLRELTNALEKAVDHKGISRAALKEGIEILLQGLNPIIPHLTSELWSRMRKSDSLVNVSWPVADPNLSAIESATIAVQVNGKTRGSFQAPVDTEKSLVEAEALVIPAVIRDIAGRPIRRIVTIPNRIVNIVV; encoded by the coding sequence ATGACGGCCTATGCCTTTAAAGAGTTTGAGCGTAAATGGCAAAAAGCCTGGACAGAAGAAAAAATTTTTGAAGTTCAGGATGATACCACAAAGCCTAAATCTTACATTCTAGAAATGTTCCCATATCCCTCAGGCCATCTTCATATGGGCCATGTGCGCAACTATTCCATTGGGGATGCGATTGCACGATACAAACGGGCTCAAGGGTATGCCATTCTCCATCCCATGGGTTGGGACGCGTTTGGATTGCCGGCTGAAAATGCAGCAGCAGAGCATCAAGTTGATCCTGCAGATTGGACAGTCGAAAACATCAAGGTTATGAAGAAGCAGTTTCAAACCTTAGGATTTGCTTTTGATTGGGCTCGAGAAGTCACGACGTGCCAGCCAGATTATTATGCTCATGAACAAAAAATATTTTTAGATTTTTGGCGCAAAGGTTTGGCCTATCGCAAAGAGATTTGGGTGAATTGGGATCCCATCGAGGGATCTGTTTTGGCCAATGAACAAGTCATCAACGGCCGAGGATGGCGATCGGGAGCAATTGTTGAAAAGAAAAAATTGACGCAATGGTCTTTGCAAATTACGCGTTATGCTCAAGAGCTATTAGACGATCTGGCAAAGATTGAAAACGGGTGGCCGGATAAAGTTTTGCGTATGCAAGAAAATTGGATTGGTCGGTCTGAAGGGGCGCTCCTCCGGTTTTCTGTGGTCGATCGAGATCAAGAGGTTATCGAGGTTTTTACCACGCGACCTGAAACTTTATTCGGCGCTGCTTTTTGTGCAATTTCATCGGCTCATCCCCTTGTTGAAACCTTGGCTAAAACAAATTCACAGTTGGCGGAATTCGTGGCCATGTGTCAACAGACACCCATCACAGAAGAAGCTTTAAGTACGGAAGAAAAAAAGGGTTTTGATACAGGTCTTCGGGTTTATCACCCATTTATAGCAGGTCATACATTGCCCGTATATGTGGCCAATTTTGTGATGATGGATTATGGAACTGGCGCGCTTTTTGGCTGTCCGGCGCACGATGAACGAGACTTTGAATTTGCAACAAAATATCAGTTGCCCATCATTAAAGTTGTCCAAGCTGAAGGAGAATCAGACCTTTCTGAGCCTTTAAGGGAAGCTTATACAGGCCCAGGAACGTTACAAAAATCCGATTTTTTGAATGGATTATCTGTTGAAGAAGCGCGCGCGAAAGTCATTGAGGAAATTGAACATCGTAAGATGGGAGAGCGGCGTATTACCTATCGTTTGCGAGATTGGTGTATCTCTCGACAACGCTATTGGGGTTGTCCAATCCCTGTAATTTATTGTGAGGACTGTGGTCCTGTTCCTGTACCGGATCAAGATTTGCCGGTTTTACTTCCTAAGGATGTTATGTTTGGACAAGGGGGGAATCCACTGGCCAATCACCCAACTTGGAAATATGTTCCTTGTCCCCACTGTTCTAAAGACGCGGTTCGAGAAACAGATACTTTTGATACTTTCGTTGAGTCTTCTTGGTATTTCTTGCGGTATTGCAATCCATTTTCTAAGGAACCTATTGATAAAGCCGCAAGTCAAAAATGGATGTCTGTTGATTGGTATATCGGAGGCGTAGAGCATGCTGTATTGCACTTACTCTATGCTCGATTCTTTACCAAAGCGTTGAGAGATTGTGGCTATATAACGATAGATGAGCCTTTTCAAAATCTTCTAACCCAAGGGATGGTTTGTCATCAAACTTATCAAGGAAAAGACGGTCAGTGGCTTTATCCCCATGAAGTTGAAAAAAATCGAGACGGCAAGTATGTCATGGTTAAAGACGGCACCCCTGTGATAGTAGGGCGTTCTGAAAAAATGAGTAAGTCTAAGAAAAATGTGGTGGATCCCCAGTCAATTATTGATACCTATGGGACAGATGCTGCGCGATTATTTGTTATGTCAGATACGCCCCCCGAAAGAGATTTTGACTGGAGTGATGAGGGGGTTGAGGGGGCTTGGCGATATATTAATCGTGTGTGGCGGTTGAGTCTTCAAGTTTTTGATCTTGAAGATCGGACGGGGGAGTCAGAGCCCACGCTCAATTTACGAAAAAATATTCATCAATCTCTTATGAAGTTTCAAAATGCTTATGAACGCAATGCGTTTAACAAGGCTATCGCCTTCTTGCGTGAATTAACAAATGCGCTTGAAAAAGCTGTCGATCATAAAGGAATAAGCCGTGCAGCTTTGAAGGAGGGTATAGAAATTCTTCTTCAGGGTTTGAATCCCATTATTCCCCATTTGACCAGCGAGCTTTGGAGTCGGATGAGAAAATCGGACAGCCTAGTTAATGTCTCCTGGCCCGTTGCTGATCCTAATCTTTCGGCAATTGAAAGCGCTACGATTGCGGTTCAGGTTAATGGCAAAACGCGAGGATCTTTTCAAGCGCCTGTTGATACTGAAAAATCCCTTGTTGAAGCAGAGGCTCTCGTTATTCCAGCTGTTATTCGCGATATCGCTGGTCGTCCTATACGTCGCATCGTTACGATTCCGAATCGGATTGTAAATATTGTTGTTTGA
- a CDS encoding DUF3576 domain-containing protein — translation MLKHSEKKFIFAITSSLIILGGCSSDLSSKEGQNVPMGRNEARKKEFGNLFGEDFLQFGGPKKPGSPGMMASATANPFIWRASLDTLSFMPLASVDALGGVIVTDWYTAPSTPHERIKVTIYVTNPQLRTDAIKVTIYKQTNKRGAWVNASADTAAATEMENIILSKARQLRVKHLEANK, via the coding sequence GTGTTGAAACATTCAGAAAAAAAATTCATTTTTGCGATAACTTCAAGCCTTATTATTTTAGGGGGTTGTAGCAGTGATTTATCCTCCAAAGAAGGCCAAAATGTGCCGATGGGGCGCAATGAGGCGCGGAAAAAAGAATTTGGAAATTTATTTGGAGAGGATTTTCTGCAGTTTGGGGGGCCAAAAAAACCAGGTTCTCCGGGGATGATGGCCTCTGCCACAGCTAATCCCTTTATCTGGCGCGCCTCCCTCGATACCCTGTCTTTCATGCCCCTGGCATCTGTAGATGCTTTAGGGGGAGTCATTGTGACAGATTGGTATACAGCACCAAGCACGCCTCACGAGCGCATAAAAGTCACCATTTACGTAACAAATCCACAATTGCGGACGGACGCCATAAAGGTTACCATTTATAAGCAGACCAACAAAAGAGGCGCATGGGTGAATGCTTCCGCTGATACGGCAGCGGCCACAGAAATGGAAAATATTATTCTATCTAAAGCACGTCAATTGCGGGTCAAGCACTTGGAAGCCAATAAGTAG
- the umuD gene encoding translesion error-prone DNA polymerase V autoproteolytic subunit: MAKGDVRPDVGQKTNPIPNGDRTIPRSIPFSILTAIETCITAGKSGDINASLSLKLPFFTSQVSAGFPSPADDYLENPLDLNQYLIRHPAATFFVRSSGDSMIKAGIHNNDILIVDRSLEAKNGSIVIAVVNGELTVKRLYIKGKNMFLKPENPHDPDFVITQDLAFQIWGVVTSVIHEFKSHS; encoded by the coding sequence ATGGCAAAAGGTGACGTGCGACCCGATGTAGGGCAGAAAACAAATCCCATTCCCAACGGCGATAGGACTATTCCTAGATCTATTCCTTTTTCTATCCTAACGGCTATTGAGACTTGCATTACCGCTGGGAAATCGGGAGATATAAATGCGTCTCTTTCTCTTAAATTACCCTTTTTCACAAGCCAGGTATCCGCAGGTTTTCCGTCCCCCGCCGATGATTACCTCGAGAATCCACTGGATTTAAATCAATATTTAATCCGGCACCCCGCGGCTACTTTTTTCGTTCGCTCATCAGGAGATTCCATGATCAAAGCCGGAATCCACAATAATGACATTTTGATCGTTGATCGCTCATTGGAAGCCAAAAACGGTTCAATTGTCATTGCTGTTGTAAATGGAGAACTGACCGTCAAACGTCTTTATATCAAAGGAAAAAATATGTTCTTAAAACCTGAAAATCCGCATGACCCTGATTTTGTGATTACGCAAGATTTGGCCTTTCAAATTTGGGGCGTCGTAACGTCTGTCATTCACGAATTTAAGAGCCATTCATGA
- a CDS encoding Y-family DNA polymerase: protein MIGLLDANNFFASCERVFRPDLITHPVAILSNNDGCIIARSNEVKAIGIPMGAPYYKVKKILDAHKVAVFSSNFSLYGDMSCRMMNLLHALVPRMEVYSVDEAFIDLSGISNIEAFSHHIRHQIGKALGIPTSLGIGKTKTLAKVANYWAKKDTAYQSVCLLKEEIDVNTALNKLKIGEIWGIGRRISTRLEEFNIHTGLQLKNVDPRWMRRHFTVVGERLIHELNGVSCLEVEDIQEAKKSIQVTRSFAKPITDFEELRSVVATYATRLSQKLRTNGLSTQNILVEIRTNIYRPQNSQYRNSTTISLPFLVDDELQLIKAATKALECIFKAGFSYHKAGVMAFDLRPNDHQVQLDLFSTLPLDNPKTIKLTAAMDQVNQRFGRGTILSAACGKRLRWQDQKQHVSPGYTTNWQELPKVFAR from the coding sequence ATGATTGGTTTATTAGATGCAAATAATTTCTTCGCCTCTTGCGAACGGGTTTTTCGACCTGATCTTATAACTCACCCTGTGGCAATCCTTTCTAATAATGATGGCTGCATTATTGCCCGCTCTAACGAAGTTAAAGCGATCGGAATTCCTATGGGCGCCCCTTATTATAAAGTCAAAAAGATTCTCGATGCCCATAAAGTCGCTGTCTTTTCTTCCAACTTTTCTCTTTATGGAGATATGTCTTGCCGTATGATGAACCTTCTTCACGCCCTTGTCCCCAGAATGGAAGTTTATTCTGTTGATGAAGCTTTTATTGATTTATCAGGCATATCCAATATAGAAGCATTTTCTCATCACATCCGACATCAAATAGGAAAGGCGCTGGGCATTCCCACATCGCTTGGTATTGGCAAGACAAAAACCTTAGCGAAGGTTGCTAATTATTGGGCAAAGAAAGATACGGCCTACCAATCTGTTTGTCTTTTGAAAGAAGAAATAGACGTCAACACTGCCTTAAACAAACTAAAAATAGGAGAGATTTGGGGAATTGGTCGGCGCATCTCAACACGTCTTGAAGAGTTTAACATTCATACCGGATTGCAACTCAAGAACGTTGACCCTCGATGGATGAGGCGTCATTTTACTGTCGTGGGAGAGCGGCTCATTCATGAGCTCAATGGTGTATCTTGCCTTGAAGTTGAAGATATTCAAGAAGCAAAGAAATCCATTCAAGTCACACGAAGTTTTGCCAAACCGATCACTGACTTTGAAGAATTACGATCTGTTGTAGCCACTTATGCCACACGCTTAAGTCAAAAACTTCGAACCAATGGGTTAAGCACGCAAAATATTTTGGTTGAAATTCGCACCAACATTTATCGCCCCCAGAACTCTCAATATAGAAACAGTACAACCATCAGTTTACCTTTTCTTGTTGATGATGAATTACAACTCATTAAAGCCGCAACGAAAGCGCTGGAATGTATTTTTAAAGCAGGATTTTCTTATCATAAAGCGGGTGTTATGGCCTTTGATTTGCGCCCCAACGATCATCAAGTTCAACTCGATTTGTTTAGCACACTTCCCCTTGATAACCCAAAAACGATAAAACTTACCGCCGCTATGGACCAAGTTAATCAGCGATTTGGACGCGGCACCATCTTGTCCGCTGCTTGTGGGAAGCGCCTGCGGTGGCAAGACCAAAAGCAACACGTTTCCCCTGGCTATACAACCAACTGGCAAGAACTACCAAAAGTTTTTGCCCGCTAA